A region of Geobacillus sp. 46C-IIa DNA encodes the following proteins:
- a CDS encoding D-2-hydroxyacid dehydrogenase, translating to MEIRRILVTGRLYDELAAFLPDKRPDKEYRFVAEEELKADDFAWADAYIGFRPAGPFSLASLRWVHSLGAGVDAFLWKREWKPDVLLTRTIGSFGEQIAEYCLSYLLRDAQCHDVYAWYQEQRQWKPVAPKRLGEQRIVIYGTGEIGRRIAETLRWFRVSPVGVSRSGRDTPPFSAVYRHDEAGEALARADWVIAALPLTEETHHLFDETFFSCLHNAGFINVGRGATVEEAALVGALENRNVRLAVLDVFEEEPLPPHSPLWGHPHVIITPHIAALTAAEDAARCLLDTLRRIETGEPLDNAVDVGRQY from the coding sequence ATGGAGATTCGACGCATTCTTGTGACAGGGCGGCTTTACGATGAACTCGCCGCCTTTCTTCCGGACAAGCGGCCGGATAAGGAATATCGTTTTGTCGCCGAGGAGGAGCTGAAAGCGGATGATTTCGCCTGGGCGGATGCGTACATCGGCTTTCGGCCGGCCGGGCCGTTTTCGCTCGCCAGCTTGCGCTGGGTGCATTCGCTCGGCGCGGGGGTCGACGCGTTTTTGTGGAAGCGGGAATGGAAGCCGGACGTGCTGCTGACGCGGACGATCGGGTCATTTGGCGAGCAGATCGCCGAATATTGCCTCAGCTACTTGCTGCGCGACGCCCAATGCCATGACGTGTATGCCTGGTATCAAGAACAGCGGCAGTGGAAGCCGGTCGCCCCGAAGCGTCTCGGCGAACAGCGGATTGTCATTTACGGGACGGGTGAGATCGGCCGACGCATTGCGGAAACGCTTCGTTGGTTTAGGGTTTCGCCAGTCGGCGTCTCGCGAAGCGGCCGAGACACGCCGCCGTTTTCGGCTGTTTACCGCCATGACGAGGCGGGAGAAGCGCTTGCTCGCGCCGATTGGGTGATCGCCGCGCTTCCGCTGACAGAGGAAACGCATCATCTCTTTGATGAGACGTTTTTTTCCTGCCTGCATAATGCGGGTTTTATCAATGTCGGCCGAGGAGCGACGGTCGAGGAGGCGGCGCTTGTCGGCGCATTGGAAAACCGAAACGTGCGCCTCGCCGTGCTCGATGTGTTCGAAGAAGAACCGCTGCCGCCGCACTCGCCGCTATGGGGGCATCCGCATGTCATTATCACTCCGCATATCGCGGCGCTCACCGCGGCGGAGGACGCCGCCCGTTGCCTGCTCGACACGCTCCGCCGCATCGAAACTGGGGAACCGCTTGACAATGCGGTCGATGTCGGCCGGCAATATTGA
- a CDS encoding L-lactate permease has translation MQWKQDFTPIADQLWLSAIVALIPILYFFWALAVKRMKGHVAGLTTLLLAVALAVIAYRMPAGKAVMSVTQGAVYGLLPIGWIIITSVFLYKLTVKTGHFDIIRNSVVSLTEDRRLQALLIAFSFGAFLEGAAGFGAPVAISAALLVGLGFNPLYAAGICLIANTAPVAFGAVGIPIISMEGPTGVPAMEISKMVGRQLPFLSVFIPFYLVLIMAGWKKTVEVFPAIIVSGVSFALTQYLSSNFLGPELPDILSSLVSIVALAVFLKYWKPKSTFRFATESEVAAAGQAARATHRGGEVFRAWSPFLVLTALISLWGIPQVKAALTGHYGGTNALLKAVNAIGSHLTFMPPVPGLNNQILNASGQPIAAVYKLELLGAAGTAILLAAVVTKFIVGISWKDWAQTFVETLNELKYPIITIASVVGFAYIANSSGMSTTLGMALAKTGSFFPFFSPILGWLGVFITGSDTSSNLLFGNLQKVTATSIGMDPVLALAANSSGGVVGKMISPQSIAVACAAVGLTGKESDLFRFTVKHSLFLIILIGILVYLQSTVLSWMIP, from the coding sequence ATGCAGTGGAAGCAAGATTTTACGCCAATTGCTGATCAGCTTTGGTTATCAGCCATTGTCGCACTCATTCCGATTTTGTATTTCTTTTGGGCGTTGGCCGTCAAACGGATGAAAGGGCATGTTGCGGGGCTGACGACGTTGCTGCTTGCTGTTGCGCTGGCTGTGATCGCTTACAGAATGCCTGCTGGAAAGGCGGTCATGTCGGTGACGCAAGGCGCGGTGTACGGGCTGTTGCCGATCGGCTGGATCATCATTACGTCTGTCTTTTTATATAAGCTGACGGTGAAGACCGGCCATTTTGACATCATTCGTAACTCCGTCGTTTCACTCACCGAAGACCGGCGGCTTCAGGCGCTGCTTATCGCCTTTTCGTTCGGGGCGTTTTTGGAAGGGGCTGCTGGGTTTGGCGCACCGGTAGCGATTTCGGCAGCGCTTCTGGTCGGGTTAGGGTTTAACCCGCTTTACGCTGCGGGCATTTGTTTGATTGCCAATACGGCCCCGGTTGCGTTCGGGGCGGTCGGGATTCCGATCATCTCCATGGAAGGGCCGACTGGCGTGCCGGCGATGGAAATTTCGAAAATGGTTGGGCGGCAGCTCCCGTTTTTATCGGTGTTCATTCCGTTCTATCTCGTGCTCATTATGGCGGGCTGGAAAAAGACCGTGGAAGTATTTCCGGCCATTATCGTCTCGGGTGTGTCGTTCGCGCTGACGCAATATTTATCGTCAAACTTTTTAGGACCGGAACTGCCGGACATTTTGTCCTCGCTCGTTTCAATCGTCGCGTTGGCTGTTTTTTTGAAATATTGGAAGCCGAAAAGTACATTCCGTTTTGCGACGGAGTCGGAGGTGGCGGCTGCCGGGCAAGCGGCTCGTGCAACGCATCGCGGTGGGGAAGTGTTCCGCGCGTGGTCGCCGTTCCTCGTGCTCACAGCTCTGATCTCGCTTTGGGGCATCCCGCAGGTAAAGGCGGCGCTCACCGGTCACTATGGAGGAACAAACGCGTTGCTGAAGGCAGTCAATGCCATTGGTTCGCATTTGACGTTTATGCCGCCGGTGCCGGGCTTAAACAACCAGATTTTGAACGCGAGCGGTCAGCCGATTGCGGCGGTGTATAAGCTTGAACTGCTTGGTGCGGCCGGCACGGCCATCTTGCTGGCGGCGGTCGTGACAAAGTTCATTGTCGGCATTTCATGGAAAGACTGGGCGCAAACGTTTGTGGAAACGTTGAATGAGCTGAAATATCCGATTATCACCATCGCTTCGGTCGTCGGCTTTGCCTATATCGCCAATTCGTCAGGCATGAGCACGACGCTCGGGATGGCGTTGGCGAAAACGGGGTCGTTCTTCCCGTTCTTCTCGCCGATTTTGGGCTGGCTCGGCGTGTTTATTACCGGTTCGGATACGTCGTCGAACTTATTGTTTGGCAACTTGCAAAAAGTGACGGCGACATCGATCGGCATGGATCCGGTGTTGGCATTGGCGGCCAACTCATCCGGCGGGGTTGTCGGGAAAATGATTTCGCCGCAGTCGATCGCCGTTGCCTGCGCAGCTGTCGGCTTGACGGGCAAAGAATCCGACTTGTTCCGCTTCACAGTCAAACATAGCTTGTTCTTAATTATCTTGATTGGCATTCTCGTTTATTTGCAATCGACGGTATTGTCATGGATGATTCCATAA
- a CDS encoding (Fe-S)-binding protein, giving the protein MTSKTDQALIQKAFQERMDEDELMNCMRCGFCLPSCPTYIESGQQEAQSPRGRIALMKAVVDGLIEPDEEVERSLSLCLGCRACEQVCPSGVRYGHLLEEARDIIAQHKRMPLHVRLVRKFVFAGLFPHQERMRKAASFLGWYQRSGLQTLVRKTGLLRLLPASFRQMERVLPDVPTAKELKNRPHRLNPDGSAKKRVAFFTGCLMDTMFMTTNDATMRLLQLAGCEVIIPPSQGCCGALHGHGGEKELAKELAKRNIAAFEQLDVEYIVTNAGGCGAFLLEYDHLLKDDPEWRDRAAAFAAKIKDISEVLVELGFHQLSLRVAPQTVTYQDSCHLRNVMRTAAAPRRLLQAIEGVEFREMKDADRCCGSAGIYNLVEPEMSMQILDYKMEMAKQTRATTIVTANPGCLLQMKLGIERAGLTESVRAVHLVDLLLEAAEGAQAARGEERIRQTS; this is encoded by the coding sequence ATGACATCGAAGACGGACCAAGCGCTTATTCAAAAAGCGTTTCAAGAGCGGATGGACGAGGATGAATTGATGAACTGCATGCGCTGCGGCTTTTGTTTGCCGTCGTGTCCGACGTACATTGAATCCGGGCAGCAAGAAGCTCAGTCGCCGCGCGGGCGGATCGCCTTAATGAAAGCGGTCGTGGACGGGCTGATCGAGCCGGATGAGGAAGTCGAACGGTCGCTTAGCCTCTGTTTAGGCTGCCGGGCATGTGAACAAGTTTGTCCATCTGGCGTCCGCTACGGCCATTTGCTTGAAGAGGCGCGCGATATCATTGCCCAACATAAGCGGATGCCGCTTCACGTCCGGCTTGTGCGCAAGTTTGTCTTTGCCGGGCTGTTTCCGCATCAAGAGCGGATGCGAAAGGCCGCGTCGTTTCTTGGATGGTATCAGCGCTCCGGCTTGCAGACACTTGTTCGCAAAACCGGACTCCTTCGCCTGCTGCCCGCTTCGTTCCGACAAATGGAGCGCGTGCTGCCCGACGTTCCAACCGCAAAAGAACTGAAAAACCGGCCGCATCGCCTGAATCCAGATGGTTCGGCAAAAAAACGGGTCGCCTTTTTCACCGGCTGTTTGATGGATACGATGTTTATGACGACAAACGATGCGACGATGCGTCTATTGCAGCTCGCCGGTTGTGAAGTCATCATTCCGCCATCCCAAGGATGCTGCGGGGCGCTGCACGGGCATGGTGGGGAAAAAGAGCTGGCGAAAGAACTCGCGAAGCGAAACATTGCTGCTTTTGAACAGTTGGACGTTGAGTATATTGTGACGAACGCCGGCGGCTGTGGTGCGTTTTTGCTTGAATATGACCATTTGTTAAAGGACGATCCCGAATGGCGCGACCGAGCGGCAGCGTTTGCGGCGAAAATCAAAGACATTTCTGAAGTGTTGGTCGAACTCGGGTTTCACCAACTATCGCTTCGCGTTGCGCCGCAAACGGTTACCTATCAGGATTCGTGTCATTTGCGCAACGTGATGAGAACAGCAGCAGCCCCGCGCCGCCTGTTGCAAGCGATTGAAGGGGTCGAGTTTCGCGAAATGAAAGACGCCGACCGCTGCTGCGGTTCGGCCGGCATTTACAATCTGGTTGAACCCGAGATGTCGATGCAAATTTTAGACTATAAAATGGAAATGGCAAAGCAAACGAGGGCAACGACGATCGTCACCGCCAATCCGGGGTGTTTGCTGCAAATGAAGCTCGGCATCGAGCGAGCCGGGTTGACAGAAAGCGTTCGCGCTGTCCATCTTGTCGATTTGCTGCTTGAGGCGGCCGAAGGGGCGCAAGCGGCAAGAGGGGAAGAACGCATCCGGCAAACCTCATAA
- a CDS encoding LutB/LldF family L-lactate oxidation iron-sulfur protein, translated as MPMKIENGPFWKRVEENLQNDFMRGAVAGMQDRGYVRRLGVIEELGHWEEWRSLAEQIRKHTLENLDYYLMQLSENVAKRGGHVFFAQTAEEANDYIRRIALEKQAKKIVKSKSMVTEEINLNPVLEAIGCDVVETDLGEYILQIDDHDPPSHIVGPALHKNKEQIRDVFRRKLGYDKSSDPVELARHAREMLRRDYLTADIGITGCNFAIAESGSITLVTNEGNADLVTALPKTQITVMGMERIVPTFEEMEVLVSMLTRSAVGQKLTSYITVLTGPRDEGDADGPEEFHLVIVDNGRSSILGTEFQPVLQCIRCAACVNVCPVYRHIGGHSYGSIYSGPIGAVLSPLLGGYDDYKELPYASSLCAACTEACPVKIPLHELLIKHRQIIVEREGKAPVAEKLAMKAFRLGTASPSLYRFGTKLAPSAFAPFAEDGRITKGPGPLKAWTESREFPAPSKERFRDWFRDRQKGGNPS; from the coding sequence ATGCCGATGAAAATCGAAAACGGGCCGTTTTGGAAACGGGTCGAGGAAAACTTGCAAAATGATTTTATGCGCGGGGCGGTCGCCGGCATGCAAGACCGCGGCTATGTGCGGCGGCTTGGCGTCATTGAAGAGCTCGGCCATTGGGAGGAGTGGCGCTCGCTCGCCGAACAAATCCGAAAGCATACGCTCGAAAACTTGGACTATTATTTAATGCAGCTTAGTGAAAACGTTGCCAAACGGGGCGGCCACGTCTTTTTCGCCCAGACGGCCGAAGAAGCGAACGACTACATCCGCCGCATCGCCTTGGAAAAACAAGCAAAAAAAATCGTCAAATCAAAATCAATGGTCACCGAAGAAATCAACTTAAACCCGGTGCTTGAGGCCATCGGCTGTGACGTTGTCGAAACTGACCTCGGCGAGTACATTTTGCAAATCGATGATCATGATCCGCCGTCGCATATCGTCGGTCCGGCGCTCCATAAAAACAAAGAGCAAATCCGCGATGTCTTCCGTCGCAAGCTTGGCTATGATAAATCGTCGGATCCCGTTGAACTCGCGCGCCATGCCCGCGAGATGCTGCGGCGCGACTACTTGACGGCTGACATCGGCATCACCGGCTGCAACTTTGCCATCGCCGAATCAGGCTCGATCACGCTCGTTACGAACGAAGGCAACGCCGACTTAGTGACAGCGCTGCCGAAAACACAAATTACGGTCATGGGAATGGAGCGGATCGTTCCGACATTTGAAGAAATGGAAGTGCTTGTGAGCATGTTGACACGCAGCGCCGTCGGGCAAAAATTGACTAGCTACATCACCGTCCTCACCGGCCCGCGCGACGAAGGCGACGCTGACGGACCGGAAGAGTTCCATCTCGTCATCGTCGACAACGGGCGCTCATCGATCTTAGGCACAGAGTTTCAGCCGGTGCTGCAATGCATCCGTTGCGCGGCCTGTGTCAACGTCTGTCCGGTATACCGCCATATCGGCGGCCATTCGTACGGCTCGATTTACTCCGGCCCGATCGGTGCGGTCTTGTCGCCGCTCTTAGGCGGCTACGACGACTACAAGGAGCTTCCGTACGCGTCCTCCCTTTGCGCCGCCTGTACGGAAGCATGTCCGGTGAAAATTCCGCTTCATGAGCTGCTCATCAAACATCGTCAAATCATCGTTGAGCGGGAAGGAAAAGCGCCGGTCGCGGAAAAACTGGCGATGAAGGCGTTTCGTCTCGGGACCGCCTCACCGTCATTGTACCGGTTCGGCACGAAGTTGGCGCCAAGCGCCTTCGCCCCGTTTGCCGAAGACGGGCGCATCACAAAAGGCCCCGGCCCGCTGAAAGCGTGGACAGAAAGCCGCGAGTTTCCGGCGCCAAGCAAAGAGCGGTTCCGTGACTGGTTTCGCGATCGTCAAAAAGGAGGGAATCCATCATGA
- a CDS encoding lactate utilization protein C → MTRGTIQNRDAFLQTIAGRLGRAPRLSGVSRPQWDYAPQWTVFAGYSQDDLLMALRKQCTLIHTDYIETTSAELAGVLKRQVAAYGGGPVIVPNDPRFAEYGLSPLLQDEWPAEQTDVHVWNPALGRQNIDAAEQANVGIAFSDITLAESGTVVLFSRNEQGRAIHFLPKTYIAIVPKSTVVPRMTQAAAIIHEQIEKGALVPSCINFITGPSNSADIEMNLVVGVHGPMKAAYIIVTDR, encoded by the coding sequence ATGACGCGTGGTACAATTCAAAACCGTGACGCGTTTTTACAAACCATCGCCGGACGTCTCGGAAGAGCCCCCCGCCTGTCCGGCGTCTCCCGGCCGCAATGGGATTATGCGCCGCAATGGACGGTGTTTGCCGGCTATAGCCAGGACGACTTGCTGATGGCGCTTCGCAAACAGTGCACACTCATTCATACAGACTACATCGAGACAACAAGCGCCGAACTGGCCGGCGTGCTGAAGCGACAAGTAGCGGCCTACGGCGGCGGGCCGGTCATCGTGCCAAACGATCCGCGCTTTGCCGAGTATGGCTTGTCCCCCTTGCTTCAGGACGAATGGCCGGCAGAACAAACGGACGTTCACGTGTGGAATCCGGCGCTCGGCCGTCAAAACATTGACGCTGCCGAACAGGCGAACGTCGGCATCGCCTTTAGCGACATCACCCTCGCCGAATCGGGAACGGTCGTGCTGTTTTCCCGCAATGAGCAAGGGCGGGCCATTCACTTTTTGCCAAAGACGTATATCGCCATCGTTCCGAAAAGCACCGTCGTGCCGCGCATGACGCAAGCAGCGGCGATCATTCACGAGCAAATCGAAAAAGGCGCCCTCGTCCCGTCGTGCATCAACTTCATCACCGGCCCGAGCAACTCCGCCGACATTGAAATGAACTTGGTCGTCGGCGTTCACGGACCAATGAAAGCGGCGTATATCATTGTCACCGACCGTTGA
- a CDS encoding (Fe-S)-binding protein has product MKVSLFVTCLIDLFYTDAGKATVELLERLGCEIDFPEAQTCCGQPAYNSGYVQEAKEAMKQMMRAFADADYVVTPSGSCAAMLKEYPHIFHGDPEWEDEAKRLAGKTYELTQFLVDVLNVEDVGASLPGRATYHTSCHMTRLLGVKEAPLHLLKRVKGLELVPLPNAHQCCGFGGTFSVKMGPISEQMVDEKIGHIEEVDADYIIGADCGCLMNIGGRIERLGKAIRVMHIAEVLNQCNEKEGNDDADENRKRAVLETGRGKLAK; this is encoded by the coding sequence ATGAAAGTATCGTTATTCGTCACCTGCCTCATCGATCTCTTTTATACGGATGCCGGCAAAGCGACCGTCGAACTGCTCGAGCGGCTCGGCTGTGAGATTGATTTTCCGGAGGCGCAAACGTGCTGCGGACAACCGGCATATAACAGCGGCTATGTCCAAGAAGCGAAAGAGGCGATGAAACAAATGATGCGCGCGTTTGCCGATGCCGACTATGTCGTCACCCCATCCGGTTCATGCGCAGCCATGTTAAAAGAATACCCGCACATCTTCCATGGCGACCCGGAATGGGAAGACGAAGCGAAGCGCCTAGCGGGGAAAACGTACGAGCTGACCCAATTTCTCGTTGACGTGCTGAACGTCGAAGATGTCGGCGCCTCGCTCCCCGGGCGGGCGACGTACCATACGTCCTGTCATATGACGCGTCTTCTTGGCGTGAAAGAAGCGCCGCTCCACTTATTAAAACGTGTCAAAGGACTTGAGCTCGTTCCGCTGCCGAACGCTCATCAATGCTGTGGGTTTGGCGGCACGTTTTCCGTCAAAATGGGTCCCATTTCCGAACAAATGGTAGATGAAAAAATCGGGCATATCGAAGAAGTGGACGCCGACTACATAATCGGCGCCGATTGCGGTTGTTTAATGAACATCGGCGGGCGCATCGAGCGGCTTGGCAAAGCGATTCGCGTCATGCATATCGCCGAAGTGTTAAATCAGTGCAACGAAAAGGAGGGGAACGACGATGCCGATGAAAATCGAAAACGGGCCGTTTTGGAAACGGGTCGAGGAAAACTTGCAAAATGA
- the glcD gene encoding glycolate oxidase subunit GlcD, whose amino-acid sequence MIPNEAKKRLIQIVGAENYDDTKAGRLVYSYDATPQFQSLPDAVIAPRNTQEVAEIAKICNEYRIPIVPRGSGTNLCAGTCPVEGGIVLLFKHMNRILEIDEENLTATVQPGVITLDLMKAVEGKGLFYPPDPGSMKISTIGGNISENSGGLRGLKYGVTRDYVLGLEVVLANGDVIRTGGKLAKDVAGYDLTRLFVGSEGTLGIVTEATLKLIPMPETKQTMLALYQDLEAAARSVSKIIANQIIPATLEFLDQPTLEVVEDYARIGLPTDVKAVLLIEQDGPKEVVERDMKKMADICRSEQAVSVELARSEEEAEALRTARRAALSALARLKPTTILEDATVPRSEIAKMVKAINEIAAKYQLKICTFGHAGDGNLHPTCPTDARNREEMERVEKAFEEIFAKAIELGGTITGEHGVGAMKAPYLEWKLGPAGIAAMKAIKQALDPNNIMNPGKVFAKSTRKRVVVTR is encoded by the coding sequence TTGATTCCAAACGAAGCGAAAAAACGGTTGATTCAAATCGTCGGGGCGGAAAACTACGATGATACGAAAGCAGGACGGCTTGTTTATTCTTACGATGCGACGCCGCAGTTCCAATCGCTTCCCGATGCGGTCATTGCGCCGCGAAATACACAAGAGGTAGCGGAAATTGCGAAAATTTGCAACGAATATCGCATCCCGATTGTGCCGCGCGGATCGGGAACGAACCTTTGCGCAGGCACATGTCCGGTTGAAGGCGGCATCGTCCTGCTGTTTAAACATATGAACCGCATTTTAGAAATTGACGAAGAAAACTTGACGGCGACCGTTCAACCGGGCGTGATCACGCTTGACCTCATGAAGGCGGTTGAGGGAAAAGGACTGTTTTATCCGCCGGATCCGGGGTCGATGAAAATTTCGACGATCGGCGGCAATATTAGCGAAAATTCCGGCGGTCTGCGCGGGCTGAAATATGGCGTGACGCGCGATTATGTGCTTGGATTGGAAGTCGTCTTGGCCAATGGCGATGTCATCCGCACCGGCGGCAAGCTGGCAAAAGATGTGGCTGGCTATGACTTAACTCGCCTGTTTGTCGGATCGGAAGGAACGCTTGGCATCGTCACCGAAGCAACGTTGAAACTGATCCCGATGCCGGAGACGAAGCAGACGATGCTCGCTCTTTATCAAGATTTAGAGGCGGCTGCCCGTTCTGTGTCGAAAATCATTGCCAATCAAATCATCCCGGCCACATTGGAGTTTCTGGATCAGCCGACGTTAGAAGTTGTCGAGGACTACGCCCGCATCGGTTTGCCGACCGATGTGAAAGCCGTTTTGCTCATTGAGCAGGATGGGCCAAAAGAAGTGGTGGAACGCGATATGAAAAAGATGGCTGATATTTGCCGTTCGGAACAAGCTGTGTCCGTTGAGCTTGCCCGTTCAGAGGAAGAGGCTGAGGCGCTGCGGACGGCGAGACGGGCGGCGCTATCGGCGCTAGCGCGCTTGAAACCGACGACGATTTTAGAAGATGCGACCGTGCCGCGTTCGGAAATTGCGAAAATGGTGAAAGCCATCAATGAGATCGCTGCGAAATATCAACTGAAAATTTGTACGTTCGGCCATGCCGGCGACGGCAACTTGCATCCGACCTGTCCGACTGATGCCCGCAACCGTGAAGAAATGGAACGGGTTGAAAAAGCGTTTGAAGAAATTTTCGCCAAAGCGATTGAATTAGGGGGAACGATCACTGGTGAACACGGCGTCGGGGCGATGAAAGCGCCGTATTTGGAATGGAAGCTCGGCCCGGCCGGCATTGCCGCCATGAAGGCGATCAAACAGGCGCTCGACCCGAACAACATTATGAATCCAGGCAAAGTGTTCGCGAAAAGTACGAGAAAACGGGTGGTGGTGACTCGATGA
- a CDS encoding FadR/GntR family transcriptional regulator, whose translation MAFKRIKTKKIYEEVAEAIFDMIKNGELKPGDKLDSVQQLAEQFQVGRAAIREALTALKAMGLIELKQGEGTYVREFDPTMMTFPLSIAVLMNKEDIWHLLEVRKLLEAGAASLAAAKRTDRDLDAMTEALRQMKEGIGSDELGEKADLAFHMAIAAASQNPMLMSIMNSVSGMIVETMRETRRIWLFSKQTTTEKLLAEHQAIFEAIRDQNPDAAQARMLEHLTNVENVLRRYIRTQQPN comes from the coding sequence TTGGCTTTTAAACGGATTAAAACAAAAAAAATTTATGAAGAAGTGGCCGAAGCCATTTTTGATATGATTAAAAACGGGGAGCTAAAACCCGGTGATAAACTCGATTCCGTTCAGCAGCTGGCCGAACAGTTTCAAGTTGGACGGGCCGCCATTCGCGAAGCGCTCACTGCGTTGAAGGCGATGGGGCTGATCGAGCTCAAACAAGGAGAAGGAACGTACGTGCGCGAATTCGATCCAACGATGATGACGTTTCCCTTATCCATTGCCGTCTTAATGAACAAGGAAGATATTTGGCATTTGCTTGAAGTGCGCAAGCTGCTTGAGGCAGGCGCCGCCTCGCTCGCCGCCGCGAAGCGGACGGACCGCGACCTCGACGCCATGACAGAAGCGCTTCGACAGATGAAAGAAGGGATCGGCAGCGATGAGCTTGGCGAGAAAGCGGATTTGGCCTTCCATATGGCCATTGCGGCGGCGTCGCAAAACCCGATGCTTATGAGCATTATGAACAGCGTTTCCGGCATGATTGTCGAAACGATGCGGGAAACACGGCGCATATGGCTGTTTTCAAAACAAACGACGACCGAAAAGCTGCTTGCCGAACATCAGGCCATTTTCGAAGCCATTCGTGATCAAAATCCGGACGCGGCTCAGGCGCGCATGCTTGAGCATTTGACCAATGTCGAAAACGTGCTCCGCCGCTACATTCGCACTCAGCAGCCAAACTGA
- the mreBH gene encoding rod-share determining protein MreBH, producing MFASSELGIDLGTMNVRLFSQTKGLLFDEPAAVAYNRQTDKLMAIGNKAKQMIGKAPSHVEVTYPLRNGVIADFDQAKALLQQVFKQSSKQLGLAFKKPSIVMSVPFHATSVERRSFYEIAKHCGAKHIHFIEEPVAAAIGADLPVGEPVANVIVHLGAGKTEAAIISFGGVVACRSLRIGGNQLDEDIMQYVRQRYNLLIGEQTAEQVKIEVGSAPGAGLAQTMTIHGRDFVTGFLKAVSLDPAEVQHAIKESLLQIAEAIRAVLEECPAELSGDIIDRGIVLTGGGALLHGIEQWLSAELHVPVHVAPNPAEAVAIGTGKALRAMPKRLDAVL from the coding sequence TTGTTTGCTTCTTCAGAGCTGGGCATCGATTTAGGGACGATGAATGTCCGGCTGTTTAGTCAAACGAAAGGGCTGCTGTTTGACGAACCGGCGGCAGTCGCCTATAACCGTCAAACGGACAAGCTGATGGCGATCGGCAACAAAGCAAAGCAAATGATCGGCAAAGCCCCGTCCCACGTCGAGGTCACCTATCCGCTGCGAAATGGCGTCATCGCCGATTTTGACCAAGCGAAAGCGTTGTTGCAGCAAGTCTTCAAACAATCGAGCAAACAGCTCGGCCTCGCCTTCAAAAAACCGAGCATCGTCATGAGCGTTCCGTTTCACGCCACCTCCGTCGAGCGCCGCTCTTTTTATGAAATCGCCAAACATTGTGGAGCGAAGCATATTCATTTCATTGAAGAGCCGGTCGCAGCGGCCATTGGAGCTGATTTGCCGGTCGGTGAACCCGTCGCTAACGTCATCGTACATTTAGGGGCTGGCAAAACGGAAGCCGCGATTATCTCATTTGGCGGCGTTGTTGCCTGCCGCTCGCTTCGCATCGGCGGCAACCAGCTTGATGAAGACATTATGCAATATGTTCGCCAGCGCTACAATTTGCTAATCGGCGAACAGACGGCCGAACAAGTGAAAATCGAAGTCGGCAGCGCGCCGGGAGCTGGCTTGGCGCAAACGATGACCATTCACGGCCGCGATTTTGTCACCGGATTTCTTAAGGCCGTTTCCCTTGATCCGGCTGAGGTGCAACATGCCATCAAGGAATCGCTTCTGCAAATCGCGGAAGCCATTCGCGCCGTCCTTGAGGAGTGCCCAGCCGAACTAAGCGGCGATATTATCGACCGCGGCATTGTTCTCACCGGGGGCGGTGCCTTGCTTCACGGCATTGAGCAATGGCTCAGCGCTGAACTGCATGTGCCGGTGCATGTGGCACCAAACCCGGCCGAGGCGGTCGCCATCGGCACCGGGAAGGCGTTGCGGGCGATGCCGAAACGGCTCGACGCGGTGCTGTAG